A single genomic interval of Nostoc commune NIES-4072 harbors:
- a CDS encoding type II toxin-antitoxin system TacA family antitoxin: protein MSEISSAKDCRIDLRVTQEQKELLELAASLKGISLSAYTLFHVLSVAKQDIDANERLVLSNRDRDLFMSVMENPPELKGKLKSAIHKYRQKYDK, encoded by the coding sequence ATGTCAGAAATATCATCTGCAAAAGATTGTCGTATCGATTTACGAGTTACGCAAGAGCAAAAAGAACTATTAGAACTTGCTGCGAGTCTTAAAGGAATTTCTTTGAGTGCTTATACACTTTTTCATGTTTTGTCAGTTGCCAAGCAAGATATAGATGCAAATGAAAGGCTTGTGCTGTCAAATCGTGATAGAGATTTGTTTATGTCAGTAATGGAAAATCCGCCAGAACTGAAGGGAAAACTCAAATCTGCTATTCACAAATATAGACAGAAGTATGACAAGTGA
- a CDS encoding GNAT family N-acetyltransferase: MTSDSEARWNFVPIDKTHQKDSFDCGYTILNDYLKKYARQNNNKGIAKTFVAIPASGSLKIDGYYTVSASIIKYESLPESYNRGMPAYPIPAMLIGRLAVDNLIKGQGLGGELLADAFYRAVRASQEIGMYAVRVDAIDLQAKEFYLKYEFIPFQDNELSLFLPIATILREFG, encoded by the coding sequence ATGACAAGTGATAGCGAGGCAAGATGGAATTTTGTACCAATTGATAAAACGCATCAAAAAGATTCTTTTGATTGCGGTTATACAATTTTGAATGATTATCTTAAGAAATATGCACGCCAAAATAATAATAAAGGAATTGCTAAAACATTTGTAGCAATTCCGGCATCAGGAAGCTTGAAGATTGATGGCTATTATACTGTCAGTGCCAGCATTATTAAGTATGAATCATTACCGGAATCTTATAATCGTGGAATGCCTGCCTATCCGATTCCAGCAATGCTGATTGGGAGATTAGCTGTAGATAACTTGATTAAAGGACAAGGTTTGGGAGGTGAATTATTAGCTGATGCTTTCTATCGTGCTGTTCGTGCTTCTCAAGAAATTGGTATGTACGCCGTGAGAGTTGATGCTATCGATTTACAAGCAAAGGAATTTTATCTCAAGTATGAGTTTATTCCTTTTCAAGACAATGAACTATCACTATTTCTGCCGATAGCAACCATACTTAGAGAGTTCGGTTAA
- a CDS encoding type II toxin-antitoxin system HicA family toxin: MPKKIRELKAILLKAGFVYRPAKGSHTFWTHPLIPDEPVTIAGKDGDDAPRYLEKQVNRVLKQLEEIEEE, translated from the coding sequence ATGCCCAAGAAAATTAGAGAGTTAAAAGCTATTTTGTTGAAGGCTGGGTTTGTCTATCGTCCTGCAAAAGGTAGTCATACCTTCTGGACTCACCCATTGATACCTGATGAACCAGTTACGATTGCGGGAAAAGATGGAGACGATGCACCCCGATACTTGGAAAAGCAAGTCAATCGTGTTTTGAAACAATTAGAAGAAATAGAGGAGGAATAA
- a CDS encoding type II toxin-antitoxin system HicB family antitoxin, producing MSDRYSMVIQWSDEDNCYLVHLPEFPWQQFHTHGKSYEEAAKHGQEVIESLIEWYEEQGKPLPEPITFPQKPLKVA from the coding sequence ATGAGCGATCGCTACAGTATGGTAATTCAATGGTCAGATGAGGATAATTGCTACTTGGTACACTTACCAGAATTTCCTTGGCAGCAATTCCACACTCATGGTAAGAGTTATGAAGAAGCCGCTAAACATGGGCAAGAGGTGATTGAGTCTCTGATTGAATGGTATGAAGAGCAAGGAAAGCCTTTGCCAGAACCAATTACTTTTCCTCAAAAACCGTTAAAAGTAGCTTAA
- a CDS encoding HEPN domain-containing protein has protein sequence MQSALDQFRISIQRVRDLIALHTSVKTQATAALDLSDILRAALVLTVSALDYYIHEVVTLGMLEIHRGQRAEPTSSANTAQSAFSRFQVSLGSAREDRRIAIDIASWIESDIQQVYGANFLQQSHTISGLIPAISNSILNRLNNTSWLEDEIRERLSYQSFQQPDKIADAIRQISDKKLWDEVATKMSQPSKNIKQQLALIVDRRNKIAHEADIDPTLNIGNRWYIDESMVGDTVDFIEQVVESIHQIL, from the coding sequence ATGCAGTCAGCGCTTGACCAATTTCGCATTAGTATCCAGCGTGTTCGGGATCTGATTGCTCTTCATACTTCCGTCAAGACTCAAGCTACTGCTGCTTTGGATCTTTCAGACATTTTACGAGCTGCTCTAGTTCTAACTGTTAGTGCCTTGGATTATTATATTCATGAGGTTGTCACATTGGGTATGCTGGAAATTCATCGAGGACAACGTGCTGAACCAACATCTTCAGCTAATACCGCTCAATCGGCCTTTTCCCGTTTTCAAGTTTCCTTGGGAAGCGCCCGTGAGGATAGAAGAATAGCCATAGATATTGCCTCTTGGATAGAGAGTGATATACAGCAGGTTTATGGAGCTAACTTTTTACAGCAGTCTCATACTATTTCTGGTTTAATTCCAGCTATATCAAATAGTATTTTGAACAGATTAAATAATACTTCATGGTTAGAAGACGAGATTCGAGAACGTTTAAGTTATCAAAGCTTTCAGCAACCTGACAAAATAGCTGATGCAATCAGACAAATTTCGGATAAAAAATTGTGGGATGAAGTTGCTACTAAAATGAGTCAGCCTTCTAAAAATATTAAGCAACAACTTGCTTTAATTGTGGATCGCAGAAATAAAATTGCTCATGAAGCAGATATAGATCCTACCCTCAACATAGGTAATCGCTGGTATATCGACGAATCAATGGTTGGTGATACAGTAGATTTTATTGAGCAGGTTGTAGAGAGTATTCATCAAATTTTGTAA
- a CDS encoding ParA family protein, with product MVYKIALFNHKGGVSKTTTTFNLGWMLASKGKRVILVDTDPQCNLTGIALKEETEDDETRIENIYNTHSNIKTGLAAAFESQPRAIEAVDCIPIEGQEGLFLLPGHVGFAEYEVTLGIAQELSGSIQTLKNLPGAISDLLEKTANKFNADYILIDMSPSLGAINQNLLMTSDFFLVPTTADFFSVMAIDSLSRILPKWCNWARMASGNPILKEATYPFPEFTLKFLGTIVQNYRIIRGKETAAFQTWIEKIERRVVSQLVPILRDNNLLLPNNVYSNQDINRNFTLTKISNFNSLIALSQQHRTPVYALTPDQLNQKGKVLDNNQAKQEEFKKTFSDLADKIIALSSSYAVSA from the coding sequence ATGGTTTATAAGATTGCCTTATTCAATCACAAGGGTGGTGTCAGTAAGACCACAACGACTTTTAATTTAGGTTGGATGCTTGCTTCAAAGGGTAAAAGAGTTATCCTTGTAGATACAGATCCTCAATGTAATCTAACAGGAATAGCTTTAAAAGAAGAAACTGAAGATGACGAAACAAGGATAGAAAACATCTACAATACACATTCAAATATAAAAACTGGCTTGGCTGCTGCTTTTGAGTCACAGCCACGGGCTATTGAAGCTGTAGATTGTATTCCGATAGAAGGACAAGAAGGTTTATTTTTATTACCTGGTCATGTCGGCTTTGCTGAATACGAAGTAACGTTAGGTATCGCACAGGAACTCAGTGGATCAATTCAGACACTCAAAAACTTGCCAGGTGCTATTTCTGATCTCTTAGAAAAAACTGCTAATAAATTTAATGCTGACTATATTCTGATTGATATGAGTCCAAGTTTAGGAGCAATTAATCAGAACTTACTAATGACAAGTGACTTTTTCTTAGTGCCTACAACTGCTGATTTCTTTTCTGTGATGGCAATTGATTCTCTATCTAGGATTTTACCAAAGTGGTGTAATTGGGCAAGGATGGCAAGCGGAAACCCTATATTAAAGGAAGCTACTTATCCATTTCCAGAATTTACCTTGAAATTTTTAGGAACGATAGTTCAAAACTATAGAATTATTAGGGGTAAAGAAACAGCAGCATTTCAAACATGGATAGAGAAAATTGAGCGAAGAGTTGTTTCTCAACTAGTTCCAATTTTACGTGATAATAATCTGCTATTGCCTAATAATGTCTATTCTAATCAGGATATTAATAGGAATTTTACCCTGACAAAAATTTCTAACTTTAACAGCTTAATTGCTCTATCACAGCAACACAGGACACCTGTTTATGCGCTAACACCTGATCAGTTAAATCAAAAAGGCAAGGTGTTAGATAATAATCAGGCAAAGCAAGAGGAGTTTAAAAAAACTTTTTCTGACTTAGCAGATAAAATTATTGCACTATCATCCAGTTATGCAGTCAGCGCTTGA
- a CDS encoding Uma2 family endonuclease, with protein MQITKQRYYTPEEYLELEEAADYKSEYIDGEIIPMAGGTVNHNQIALNLSTELNFAFKKQNYRVFMGDVRLWILQKRTYTYPDVMILAGEPEFFNNRKDIILNPQIIVEVLSKSTKGYDREDKFQAYRTISTFQEYLLIDPTRIHVDQFSKTGKKQWTLREYDEEDEAIALVTVPFEISLQDLYNKVKFEPVESEEESADIEGLA; from the coding sequence ATGCAAATAACAAAACAGCGATACTATACCCCAGAGGAATATTTAGAGCTAGAAGAAGCTGCTGACTACAAAAGTGAATACATTGATGGGGAAATAATTCCTATGGCGGGTGGAACAGTAAATCATAATCAAATAGCACTCAACTTAAGTACTGAGTTAAATTTCGCTTTTAAAAAGCAGAACTACCGGGTTTTTATGGGTGATGTTCGTCTATGGATACTCCAAAAGCGTACCTACACTTATCCAGATGTGATGATTCTGGCGGGTGAACCAGAGTTTTTTAACAACCGAAAGGATATAATTCTTAATCCACAGATTATTGTTGAGGTTTTATCAAAATCGACCAAAGGGTATGACCGCGAAGATAAATTTCAGGCTTACCGAACTATTTCAACTTTCCAAGAATACCTATTAATTGACCCAACTCGAATTCATGTAGATCAATTTTCTAAAACGGGGAAAAAGCAATGGACGCTTCGTGAATATGATGAAGAAGATGAAGCGATCGCACTTGTAACCGTACCTTTTGAGATTTCCTTACAGGATTTATATAACAAAGTGAAGTTTGAGCCTGTTGAATCGGAAGAGGAAAGTGCTGATATTGAAGGATTGGCATAA
- a CDS encoding IS982 family transposase, which translates to MLNEIISIYAIIDDLLKAIGHNEDCRREMNDAEIITTAITSAMFFNGNHSKACTYMKEHKLISNMLEKSRFNRRLHSVSMLINDLFHQVGMALKEISDSTEYLLDSFPVPICDNIRIFNVKIIQSAQYRGYIASKKRYFYGVRVQLLTTKNGIPVEFVFMPGSANDVRALNALPLNLPPGSEIYGDSAYTDYTIEDDLEQTSHISLKVMRKKNSKRQDQPWNQYIKQHTRHYIETVFSSITCVFPKSIHAVTYQGFLLKLQAFIFSFTLQQAFIE; encoded by the coding sequence ATGCTAAACGAAATAATTTCCATATATGCTATCATAGACGACCTGTTAAAGGCGATTGGGCATAATGAAGATTGTCGTCGAGAGATGAATGACGCAGAAATTATTACAACGGCAATAACATCGGCGATGTTCTTTAATGGTAATCATAGTAAGGCTTGTACCTATATGAAAGAACATAAGTTGATATCTAATATGTTAGAAAAGTCACGATTTAACCGGAGATTACACAGTGTCTCAATGTTAATCAACGACTTGTTTCATCAAGTGGGAATGGCACTGAAGGAAATTAGTGATTCCACTGAATATCTTTTAGACTCGTTCCCAGTGCCCATCTGCGATAACATCCGTATCTTTAATGTAAAAATAATACAGTCGGCGCAGTATAGAGGTTACATCGCATCGAAAAAACGATATTTTTACGGGGTTCGAGTTCAGTTATTAACAACCAAAAATGGTATTCCTGTCGAATTTGTGTTTATGCCTGGTAGTGCCAACGATGTACGTGCTTTAAATGCCTTACCCTTGAATCTACCACCTGGTAGTGAAATTTATGGTGATTCAGCTTACACCGACTACACGATTGAGGATGACTTGGAACAAACAAGTCACATTTCTTTAAAAGTCATGAGGAAAAAGAACTCCAAGCGTCAAGACCAGCCTTGGAATCAATATATTAAACAACATACTCGGCATTATATCGAAACTGTGTTTAGTAGTATCACTTGTGTTTTTCCAAAATCAATACATGCAGTCACTTATCAAGGGTTTTTACTTAAGCTACAAGCATTCATTTTTTCTTTTACTCTTCAACAAGCTTTTATTGAATAA
- a CDS encoding ABC transporter ATP-binding protein — MLRQSLTVFRYSGRAVSLVWTTSRSLTILLASLTIVAGLLPGAISYISKLIVDAVVLASQVNSQSNGFVNIYPSLSYVGLEAIAVILLAGSQRGITICQSLLRALMGQRVNVLILEKALTLDLRQFEDSEFYDKLTNARREASVRPLSLVNRTFGLVQNALSLFTYGILLVNFSGWAVVVLILAAMPVFISETKFAGEGFRLFSWRAPETRQQNYLENLLAREDFVTEVKLYQLGEMLLGRYRNLFDQLYGEDRDLTLRRGLWGYLLGLVSTAAFYLAYAWIVLETVLGKISLGDMTMYLTVFRQGQSTFSNALTSIGGMYEDNLYLSNLYDFLEEEVPKSWGKATIGLNPQDGIRFENVSFTYPGSSKPALTNISLHLKPREKLAIVGENGSGKTTLIKLLTRLYTPDSGRIFLDGLDLQEWDVDVLRRRIGVIFQNFVRYQFTVGENIGVGDVEHLENKTQWKTAAEKGMAQSFIDQLPQSFQTQLGRWFKGGQELSGGQWQKIALSRAFMRSQADILVLDEPTSAIDAQAEFEIFNHFRAITQNQMVLLISHRFSTVRMADKILVIENGEVIEQGTHKELLQLGGRYAKLFLLQAAGYQ; from the coding sequence ATCCTGCGCCAATCACTAACGGTTTTCCGCTACAGTGGACGGGCTGTAAGCCTAGTATGGACTACTAGCCGATCGCTTACTATTCTTCTGGCTAGTTTAACAATAGTTGCTGGTCTTTTACCGGGGGCGATATCTTACATCAGTAAGTTAATTGTGGATGCAGTGGTACTTGCCTCTCAAGTTAACTCACAGAGTAATGGTTTTGTCAATATTTATCCTTCTCTATCTTATGTAGGATTAGAAGCGATCGCTGTAATTTTACTAGCAGGCAGTCAACGGGGAATCACCATTTGTCAGTCGTTATTGCGGGCGCTAATGGGTCAGCGAGTGAATGTACTAATCTTAGAAAAGGCGCTGACACTTGATCTTAGGCAGTTTGAAGACTCAGAATTTTATGACAAATTGACCAATGCCCGCCGAGAAGCATCAGTTCGTCCCCTTTCTTTAGTAAACCGTACCTTTGGGTTAGTGCAAAATGCCCTTTCCCTATTCACCTACGGCATTTTGTTAGTAAATTTCTCAGGTTGGGCGGTGGTGGTGCTGATTTTGGCAGCTATGCCTGTATTTATTTCCGAAACAAAGTTTGCTGGAGAAGGCTTTCGCTTGTTTAGTTGGCGTGCACCAGAAACTCGTCAACAGAACTACTTAGAAAATCTGCTAGCAAGAGAAGATTTTGTCACAGAAGTCAAACTCTACCAACTGGGAGAGATGTTGCTAGGGCGTTACCGCAACCTGTTCGATCAACTCTATGGCGAAGACCGCGATTTGACTCTGCGGCGAGGATTATGGGGGTATCTGCTGGGTTTAGTTAGTACTGCTGCTTTTTACTTAGCTTATGCTTGGATTGTCCTGGAAACGGTGCTAGGTAAGATTTCCTTGGGAGATATGACAATGTATCTGACTGTGTTTCGCCAAGGACAGTCTACTTTCTCCAATGCCCTTACTTCTATTGGAGGGATGTATGAAGATAACCTATATCTCTCAAATCTCTACGATTTCCTGGAAGAAGAAGTACCAAAATCTTGGGGTAAGGCAACTATTGGTTTAAATCCTCAAGATGGCATCCGTTTTGAGAACGTCTCATTTACTTATCCAGGAAGTTCCAAACCAGCGTTGACAAATATTTCGCTGCATTTGAAACCTAGAGAGAAACTAGCAATTGTCGGTGAAAATGGTTCCGGTAAGACTACCTTAATCAAACTACTTACCCGACTCTACACCCCTGACTCTGGGCGAATTTTCTTAGATGGCTTGGATTTGCAAGAATGGGATGTGGATGTGCTGCGGCGTCGGATTGGTGTGATTTTTCAGAACTTTGTCCGTTACCAGTTCACTGTGGGGGAAAATATTGGCGTGGGCGATGTAGAACATCTCGAAAACAAAACACAGTGGAAAACTGCTGCTGAAAAAGGCATGGCCCAATCTTTTATTGACCAATTACCCCAAAGCTTCCAGACTCAACTTGGTCGTTGGTTTAAGGGAGGACAGGAACTTTCTGGGGGACAGTGGCAGAAAATTGCGCTGTCTCGTGCTTTTATGCGATCGCAAGCAGATATCTTGGTGTTAGATGAACCAACATCAGCAATAGATGCCCAAGCTGAGTTTGAAATTTTCAATCATTTTCGCGCTATTACTCAAAATCAGATGGTGCTTTTGATTTCTCATCGCTTCTCGACCGTAAGAATGGCTGACAAAATTCTAGTTATAGAAAACGGAGAAGTTATAGAACAAGGAACTCACAAAGAATTGTTACAGTTAGGAGGACGTTATGCCAAGTTGTTTCTGTTACAAGCAGCTGGTTATCAATAG